The proteins below come from a single Triticum aestivum cultivar Chinese Spring chromosome 5D, IWGSC CS RefSeq v2.1, whole genome shotgun sequence genomic window:
- the LOC123125186 gene encoding uncharacterized protein, producing the protein MPVVGLIPFVYAAIKKKRRSSSARADRYAEIAASAAAARGRERARFDGGGAYLSQSCHFVVRPPSPPDELGFTYHDDCAPRRTPPESLSRKLSSADLYERLVATGGREDARVDGGGYQSQSCRFAARPWTADEVGAQCDGGSARRAQPEVVPRQLLPPASRDDRLATGETRGRDNARFDGGGYQSQSCRFAARPSPVDELSVSRDEGGASRHPPAQLEGLSRQLLLPASRKDPVGTGETRWREQDHARLYGGSHQSQSCRFAARPSDAYKFELGFSHDEEYGVASQAPEDLSRKLLLPAGRREREVSRSLRFSSKRVFAWVSGA; encoded by the coding sequence atgcCCGTGGTGGGGCTCATCCCGTTCGTGTACGCGGCGATCAAGAAGAAGCGGAGGTCGTCGTCAGCGAGGGCGGACCGCTACGCGGAGATCGCCGCCAGCGCTGCCGCCGCGCGGGGGCGGGAGCGCGCGCGCTTCGACGGCGGCGGTGCGTACCTGTCCCAGAGCTGCCATTTCGTCGTGCGTCCACCTTCGCCACCCGACGAGCTTGGTTTCACGTACCACGACGACTGCGCTCCGCGCCGCACGCCACCGGAGAGTCTCTCGCGGAAGCTTTCCTCGGCGGATCTCTACGAGCGCCTGGTGGCCACGGGCGGGCGGGAGGACGCGCGCGTCGACGGCGGCGGCTACCAGTCCCAGAGCTGCCGGTTCGCGGCGCGTCCTTGGACAGCCGACGAGGTCGGCGCACAATGCGACGGAGGCTCCGCTCGACGCGCGCAGCCGGAGGTTGTGCCGCGCCAGCTGCTTCCTCCGGCCAGCCGAGACGACCGCCTCGCCACAGGCGAGACGAGAGGACGGGATAACGCGCGCTTCGACGGCGGCGGTTATCAGTCTCAGAGCTGCCGGTTCGCCGCGCGTCCTTCGCCGGTCGACGAGCTCAGTGTTTCGCGCGACGAAGGCGGGGCCTCCCGCCACCCCCCGGCACAACTGGAGGGTCTCTCGCGGCAGCTGCTTCTGCCGGCCAGCCGAAAAGACCCCGTCGGCACCGGCGAGACGCGCTGGCGGGAGCAAGACCACGCTCGCTTGTATGGCGGCAGTCACCAGTCTCAGAGCTGCCGGTTCGCCGCGCGACCTTCGGATGCCTACAAGTTCGAGCTCGGTTTCTCGCATGACGAAGAATACGGCGTCGCCAGCCAGGCGCCGGAGGACCTCTCGCGCAAGCTGCTGTTGCCGGCCGGCCGGAGGGAGCGCGAGGTCTCCAGGTCCCTGAGGTTCAGCAGCAAGCGCGTGTTCGCGTGGGTCAGTGGCGCCTAA